The following proteins are co-located in the Apium graveolens cultivar Ventura chromosome 5, ASM990537v1, whole genome shotgun sequence genome:
- the LOC141660131 gene encoding uncharacterized protein LOC141660131, producing the protein MARSNAIFNLSNMEDDEEDHHYESEADESDDDEKDDDEQDDSDHSIDNDGEHIPTAVWFTTEEIDGSSGNCSNVNSLDDKLFEDQCFPDKQIAISAIKENHIKYSRNYRVIKSDTTRYEATCVVEDCPWRIRVMKLKRSGLFVTTKLPAEHNCSLRTIQRDHKKLTSTMIANAIKQQVTESPNLKVNNIQSQIVAMYNYHVSYKKAWYGKQKAISDVYGDWMTSYTNLPTFLSALMQFNPGTVALIDAEPDVEKLNTSVCKRFWWAFKPMIDGWQHARPVISIDGTFLKGRYNGKLLVVIGSDSNNQQYPIAYALVHEETTVNWSWFLYNLRIYVCRNRRGVCIISDRHAGIIEAMKMEASGFTGEWGIHRFCLLHVRSNFCSTFPGAHLKMLCWVAGNSSQLQKFEAAMMQIRELNPEAERWLRKIPLEMWTMSHDGGYCYGQATTNMIESFNGLLHSARFLPVTKMVEYIYYRSVKLVAQRRTQTLNELQNGHTYCKKSRELFEIIEQKASAHKYIGPYHNISSLFDMYKYEFNPIPNQAYWTFPLANNWEAYSVLIADECTRKKKKKRGQRGQSSRIRTEMDNSRKVIVCGRCGQEGHTRRNSKCPQHGH; encoded by the exons ATGGCAAGATCAAATGCTATATTTAACTTAAGTAATATGGAGGATGATGAAGAAGATCATCATTATGAGTCAGAAGcggatgaatctgatgatgatGAAAAAGACGATGACGAGCAGGATGATTCTGATCATAGCATCGACAATGATGGTGAACATATTCCAACTGCCGTCTGGTTTACCACAGAAGAGATTGATGGTTCTTCAGGTAATTGTTCAAATGTTAACTCACTTGACGATAAATTATTTGAAGATCAGTGTTTTCCAGATAAGCAAATCGCAATTAGTGCTATAAaagaaaatcatataaaatattCTCGAAATTATCGTGTTATAAAAAGTGATACAACACGATACGAGGCAACATGTGTCGTGGAAGATTGTCCATGGAGAATTCGTGTTATGAAATTAAAGCGATCTGGTTTATTTGTAACCACAAAATTACCTGCTGAACATAATTGTTCTTTGAGGACAATCCAACGAGATCATAAGAAACTCACATCCACGATGATTGCAAATGCAATAAAACAACAA GTTACAGAGAGTccaaatctgaaagtaaacaacATTCAGAGTCAAATTGTAGCCATGTACAACTATCATGTTAGTTACAAGAAGGCATGGTACGGGAAACAAAAGGCAATATCAGATGTTTATGGTGATTGGATGACTTCTTATACCAACCTTCCCACATTTCTTAGTGCTTTGATGCAATTTAATCCAGGTACAGTTGCTTTAATTGATGCTGAACCTGATGTTGAAAAACTGAACACATCTGTTTGTAAACGCTTTTGGTGGGCATTCAAGCCAATGATCGATGGATGGCAACATGCCCGACCTGTTATTAGCATTGACGGTACATTTTTGAAAGGAAGGTACAATGGGAAGTTATTAGTTGTAATAGGATCTGATTCAAATAATCAACAATATCCCATCGCCTATGCCTTAGTTCATGAAGAAACGACTGTTAATTGGTCTTGGTTTTTATACAACCTACGCATATACGTGTGTCGGAATAGAAGGGGTGTGTGTATTATTTCAGACAGGCATGCTGGAATTATCGAAGCAATGAAAATGGAAGCAAGTGGCTTCACTGGTGAGTGGGGTATACACAGGTTTTGTTTGTTGCATGTGCGTAGTAATTTTTGTTCAACATTCCCAGGTGCACATTTGAAGATGTTATGTTGGGTAGCTGGAAATTCTTCTCAACTACAAAAATTTGAGGCAGCAATGATGCAAATTAGGGAGCTTAATCCAGAAGCAGAAAGATGGTTACGAAAGATTCCACTAGAGATGTGGACTATGTCTCATGACGGTGGTTATTGTTATGGCCAAGCAACAACCAATATGATTGAAAGTTTCAACGGTCTTTTACATTCTGCTCGGTTCCTACCTGTCACAAAAATGGTGGAGTACATATATTATAGATCTGTAAAATTGGTTGCACAAAGACGTACACAGACTTTGAATGAACTTCAAAATGGTCACACTTATTGCAAGAAATCAAGGGAATTATTTGAAATCATCGAGCAAAAGGCATCAGCACACAAA TACATTGGACCATACCACAATATATCATCACTGTTTGATATGTACAAGTACGAGTTTAACCCAATTCCAAATCAAGCATATTGGACATTTCCACTAGCAAATAATTGGGAGGCATACAGTGTTCTTATTGCTGATGAATGCacaagaaaaaagaaaaagaaacgtGGACAGAGAGGTCAAAGCTCGCGTATTAGAACCGAAATGGATAATTCTCGGAAGGTGATTGTTTGTGGACGATGTGGACAAGAAGGGCATACAAGACGCAATTCAAAATGCCCTCAACATGGTCACTAA
- the LOC141661433 gene encoding cytochrome P450 704C1-like, giving the protein MDFLSVLSFVPTLVVLLLIACSTLVIRIFSGKSIRSNEYYPVAGTIYGLAFHWNRLHDYLGEVVKRHGTFRLLVADHSEIYTKDVRVIEHILKTNFEKYPKGQYNHDIETELFGQGIFSVNGAKWRQQRKLASHEFSTRVLRDFSCKIFRKKAANLVSTVSEFSTASKTFDVHDLLMKFTLDSIFKVGFGVDLGSLEGSSKATAFIKAFDDSNALTFQRHIDPIWKLKRFLNIGSEASLKKNIKIIQDFVQKLINKKREQTEKRINFSDKEDILSRFLVESTKDPEMNDQYLRDIILNFMIAGKDTTGNTLSWFLYVLCLNPLLQEKLVQEINIVVGDQGNKASAEDFLAAMTDEILEKMHYLHAALTETLRLFPAVPLDGRCADMDDILPDGYKLRKGDSVYYLAYAMGRSQDIWGDDAEDFRPERWLVDGTFKPESPFKFVSFHAGPRICLGKDFAYRQMKIVSIALLHYFRFKLADDDRNKNVTYRTMMTLQIEEGLHLRAHTRQT; this is encoded by the exons ATGGATTTTCTCTCCGTCTTATCCTTTGTACCAACACTTGTAGTGCTACTTCTCATAGCCTGCTCAACCCTTGTGATCagaatattttctggaaaatcAATCAGAAGTAACGAATACTACCCGGTAGCTGGAACTATATACGGCTTGGCATTCCACTGGAACAGGCTGCATGACTACCTAGGCGAAGTTGTTAAACGACATGGTACTTTCCGCCTTCTTGTTGCAGATCACTCGGAAATTTACACCAAAGATGTTCGGGTCATTGAGCACATACTTAAAACAAACTTTGAGAAGTACCCGAAAGGTCAGTATAATCATGATATAGAAACAGAACTCTTTGGACAGGGAATATTTTCTGTCAATGGTGCTAAATGGCGCCAACAAAGAAAACTTGCAAGTCATGAGTTCTCAACAAGGGTGTTGAGAGACTTCAGCTGTAAGATATTCAGGAAAAAGGCAGCTAATTTAGTTAGCACAGTTTCTGAATTTTCTACGGCAAGCAAAACCTTTGATGTACAT GATTTGTTAATGAAATTTACTTTAGATTCAATATTTAAAGTTGGGTTTGGAGTAGATTTAGGAAGCTTGGAAGGATCATCCAAAGCTACAGCTTTTATCAAGGCGTTTGATGACTCGAATGCATTAACATTTCAACGCCACATAGATCCAATTTGGAAGCTGAAGAGGTTTCTTAACATTGGTTCAGAAGCTTCCCTTAAGAAGAACATCAAAATCATCCAAGATTTTGTGCAAAAGCTAATTAATAAGAAGAGAGAACAGACAGAAAAGAGAATAAATTTT AGCGACAAGGAGGACATACTTTCAAGGTTTTTGGTGGAGAGCACGAAAGATCCAGAGATGAATGATCAATACCTCAGAGATATAATTCTCAACTTTATGATTGCTGGCAAAGATACTACTGGAAACACGCTTTCATGGTTTCTGTATGTGCTATGTCTAAATCCTCTTCTACAAGAGAAACTCGTCCAAGAAATTAATATAGTTGTCGGTGATCAAGGGAACAAAGCTAGCGCAGAAGATTTCCTGGCAGCAATGACTGATGAAATACTTGAGAAAATGCATTACCTTCATGCAGCATTGACAGAGACACTGCGGCTATTCCCTGCTGTCCCATTG GATGGGAGATGTGCAGACATGGATGATATTCTTCCAGATGGCTACAAATTAAGGAAGGGTGACAGTGTATACTACTTGGCATATGCAATGGGAAGGAGTCAAGACATTTGGGGCGACGATGCAGAGGATTTTAGGCCAGAGAGATGGCTTGTTGATGGAACTTTTAAACCTGAGTCACCATTCAAATTCGTATCATTTCAT GCTGGTCCAAGAATTTGCCTAGGGAAAGACTTTGCTTATCGGCAGATGAAGATAGTCTCCATAGCACTTCTGCATTATTTTCGCTTCAAACTAGCTGATGATGACAGGAACAAAAATGTGACCTACAGGACTATGATGACTCTTCAAATCGAAGAAGGACTTCATCTTCGTGCACACACGAGGCAAACTTAA